CCCAATCTGCCTCTTGGGTTAGTATCGACCATAATTGAGCCTGCGGCCTCTAATAAGCCAGCAGACATCTTGGAAGGGAAGAAACCAGGAGCCAACGAGTTGACTGTGATGTTTTTTGGGCCCAATTGCACGGCCAAGTTCTTACCCAAGTGAGAAACACCAGCCTTAGATGCCAAATAGCCGTAAGTACCTACAGGGTCGTTGGCTGCTAAGGAAGCAACGGAAGACATGATAAGTATTCTCGATGGATCTTCGGCAGTACCagacttctccaacaatggaGCAAACAACTGGATGGTATGGAAAACAGCCACAAcattcaagttcaacaccttcttgatggcAGAAATAGGATGGGTATCCAATGGAGCTCCCCAGGAGGCTCCGGCGTTGGCAATGACAATGTCGACCCTGTCAACTTGAGAAGCTACGTCATCGAAAAACTTCTTGGCCTCAGCTTCTACTGTGAGATCAGCTGGAATAGATATGATCTTGACCTTCTTGCCATTCTTAGCAGCAACATCTTCCAAGTATTTTTTGGATTGGGCACAGGCATCAGCTTTTCTTGAAGTGATTGCAACCACAGAGGCTCCGTTCAAGACGAAGGCTTCTGCACAGTACAATCCCAAACCACGGGTACCACCGGTGACAACAGCCACCTTTCCGTTTACGTTGTAGTCAACCATCTTGATAATGTTCAAATAAATAGAAGttcaaataaatatatagaaatatctaaagaaaatgaaaaagttAACTAAATTCGAAAACTATCTGAAATATTCGTCTTTATATTCTCTCCGCAAAATTAAATCTCCACGAAAAGTCGGAAGTCCCCGCAACTCTTCCTCGGCAAGAGAAAAGCTTAAGTACAATTCCGATAGCGAAATTGGCTGCGACAAAAAGATTATAAGCGACTCAATCCTTTTGCGCTTCTTCTCGGCTATACTTTATGTTTATTCACACATTAATCGTTCAGAGACCAGGGTCAAATAATTGCTAATTCCGCAAGTTCGGTTCGGACTTTTGTATGATTTTGTAAATTTGAGGTCCTCAAATCCTTACCAGAAAATGTaaggacttgaacaaatgTTCCGGACACTTAttctgacttcttctggaaatcCGATACGCTGATATCTACGGGATCAATACTGTAGAATTGTACTTTTGCAACACTCTTATATCTCATATCAATGCTATTATTTTTCGAAAAAttaattgaaatttgaaaagtGTATGTTATAGTTTTGTTATATAGATTCGGAATACTGTCATGAAACAGCTACCTCTAAACCTACTCTTCATCATAACACCACATACCATCATTTCTATATTATTGAAATTCGTACATTCATACCGTTATCCGGTAGCAAAACTCTATACGTATACACCTGcaatttgcacccaataTTATAATTTACattgatgatttcttgCGCAACTCAAACACCAACTGCATTCCCGGGACCATGGGGTTGGCCATAGAAAACGCCAACTTATCGCTGTTGATCATCTGGATACCCTTACCTGTGATTACCTGGATAAGACCATTGGAGCCATTGGAGAACTCGCTGATTCTCCAAATTTCTATGACTTCATCGCACACTAAGAACAAACTATTCTTGACAAAAGCAATCGATTTTGCTTGGAATTCAAATCTTAAAATCGAACTCCGCGAAAGCTTTCCCAGAGGGTCAATAAAAATGGCAAAGTTACTATATACCAACAAGAATTCATGAAGATCACTTTCTTGGCCTCTGCTGATCTTGAACATCCCCATAGGCTTAATCCCCGTGGCTACTACTGCCAGCCTGATAGCTTCAATATTGTTGCTATTGGAGTTGGCACTAGTAGTGGAAGATCTTCTGCTTAGACTCTCGGTGTTGGAAAATTCAGGTACTGATCTAGGCAAAAGTGTAGATAGATTCAAAATCTCAATACCTCTGTTAGTGTGGACAGCAAATGAAGAGTTAAACAACGATACTCCATAGC
This window of the Scheffersomyces stipitis CBS 6054 chromosome 6, complete sequence genome carries:
- the SPS24 gene encoding peroxisomal 2,4- dienoyl-CoA reductase (go_function oxidoreductase activity~go_process metabolism); its protein translation is MVDYNVNGKVAVVTGGTRGLGLYCAEAFVLNGASVVAITSRKADACAQSKKYLEDVAAKNGKKVKIISIPADLTVEAEAKKFFDDVASQVDRVDIVIANAGASWGAPLDTHPISAIKKVLNLNVVAVFHTIQLFAPLLEKSGTAEDPSRILIMSSVASLAANDPVGTYGYLASKAGVSHLGKNLAVQLGPKNITVNSLAPGFFPSKMSAGLLEAAGSIMVDTNPRGRLGVKEDIQNATLFLCAKQSGYINGIVLPIDGGAHLNNPSSKF